Below is a genomic region from Chloroflexota bacterium.
CGGCGGCTTGCAGGATGAGATGATCCATGACGATGGCAACATCCACCACGCTGTAATTGGCTTTATCATCGCGCACCCAGGCTTTGGAGGGGATATTGCAGGCCACAATCACGATGGGCGCTTGAATAAACCAATCGCGGTCGTAGATGCGGCGCAAATCGGCCTCGCGGCCCGCGGTGTGGATGACAATCAACTGGAAGGGCTGCATATTGGCGGCGGTTGGCGCACGGCGGGCGGCTTCGAGTACTTGATGCAATTTTTCGTCCTCAACTGGATCAGGCTTGTAGCCGCGTACGCTATAACGTTCTTGGATGACTTGTGAGAATTCCATGTATTACTCCTTTTACGCAAAGGCGCCAAGCTGCAGAGCCGCAAAGAAAGAAAACAAAAAACTCTGCAGCTTTGTTGCTTTGCGTCCTTGCGTTGATTTTAATCTGGCAAAACGCGCCCTTGCGTTTTTGCCCAGGTTTCATCGTCCACCAGGGTGATGACACGATACGCCTCGGCGTAGGCCATTTCTTTGCCTTTGCCGCGCCCGGCAGCCCATTCTTTGATGCGCTCTTCGGGGTCGTTATCCTTCATCTGGCTCTTGTGGGCGCGCAGGGCTTCGACTTTGAGA
It encodes:
- a CDS encoding nitroreductase, yielding MEFSQVIQERYSVRGYKPDPVEDEKLHQVLEAARRAPTAANMQPFQLIVIHTAGREADLRRIYDRDWFIQAPIVIVACNIPSKAWVRDDKANYSVVDVAIVMDHLILQAAALGLGTCWIGAFNAQASREILGLPEGVDPIVMTPLGYPDAQPRGTNRKPLEELVRYERW